The sequence cattaaattacttTGTGATCTGGCAAGAGAACTTGATTTCCACGCAGTTTCTGGAAGGCTGTTAAGTGATTTGTATTTACATGTATAATGTTTCAAATATCTACTACAATTTTTTATGAAAATGCTTCATTTTAGCAGAACTTCCTTAAATccctattttgtttttgtggttgaCTTCTTCTCTCTTCAGTCAACACATTGCTTGTATCTACTGGGAAGCATTGCtatcctttaaaaacaattcactTTTGTggttatttttctcttcattctgtaggcAGTGTCTCCAGTGCCACAAAGCAGatgcaattttattttaaagctgctGATGTATTGGTATAACTATACCAGCACTCTTCACAACACTCCAAcatgtttctgttgttgttttacataaGAAACTAAATTCTTCACCAAAAAAAGcttgtttcttgtttcaaaAACTGAGAAGAGTGCTTTGTTTTTTGCTGCAGAAAGTGGAGCCCCTGTGCCAATCACGTACTACAGTCCCGAGCAGCTCCCCCCGGAGAATTCAGCGTTTTTGGAAAGAAACTTTGTCTGCAGATTGAGATGCCTTCTGGATAACTCCTCAGGATTTCTTGTAAGTAagagtaaataaatatactgtatgtgtgtgtgtgtatgtatgtgaatcaaggaatattttagttttatactTGTAATGACAGATCATTTATTATAATCTTATTAAGTCCATAGGCAAACTAGCTTCATGTGGCTAAGGGTTAAAAATTCAACACACTCTGCATGAACTCTGCACGACCGTGTGTTAAATGAGAAGTTTCttgtcttctgttttgtcaggTTCAATGTAAGGTCATGTGCTGCTTATCGGGAACAGGAAGTGATAGCTTTGCATGCAAGCTCTTAATACAGAAAGCCACCAAATTTGCTTATTTGTATCTCAATGAATTTAAGTGCAATCATTAACATTTTGCAGGATCTAGAGCTCCTTCACTTCAGCTATGAAAGTTACAAGTAACTGTTGAATCTCACACACTGCTTGTTCAGTCCTGTCTGCAGCAGCACAACTTAGCTTTTAATCTTGTTTGTATCTTGTAAAGGGTAATAGCAGTAATAGTGGTTGGAATAATTTTATGTTAAAGTTGTTTGTACTATTTTTAGATTATtcaatgttttgattatttAATCCATTCGTGAACAGTcttttcagtgtttcagtgtttgttgGTATAATTATTCTGTAATTTCCTTAACATGATGTAACTCTCAGTCATTCATTTTCAATTGCTGTATTTTCAAAGTTGGCTATACTTGAGATAATTACACACACAACTAAAGCTGTGGTTGGTGAGGAAGTGTACCAGGAATGTCACAAAATGCAATGATTTAGGTTCTGTTATAACAGCTGAAGGTCTTTGTTTTCCTTCAACAAACGTtttgattttgaaaaaaaaaattgcttccCTTCTACACTGTATGGCCGCACATATTCTGAAGCTGAATGAAATGAACAGAATAGTTTTCCTGTTGTTGAACGGGCAAATGTCTTCTTCAGCCAATTACTCTACAtgtctctttatttatttaattgaaagtcTCTGAGTTAATGGTTCTGTTTCATGAACAGAAGTGGAATTTAACCCACAAACATGGAATTAATGGTCATGTTTCCCTTCCGCCATTTGAATTTCagttctttatatatttaacatCACACCTCTGTGACCTCGTTTGTCTTCAGGCAATGAACTTCCAGGGTCATCTGAAGTTTCTACACGGACAGAACAAGACGTCCAAAGATGGGACCGTCATCCCCCCTCAGCTGGCCCTGTTCGCACTGGCCACCCCCCTGCAGCCGCCGTCCATCCTGGAGATCCGCACCAAAAACTTCATCTTCAGGACAAAACACAAGCTGGACTTCACCCCCACCGCCTGCGACCCCAAGTGAGTAAACCAATGGCTTCCACAAGTGTGTGGTAGACTTCGCAGAGAGGAGCTGTAAAAATATCACGGATCACTGGTATGCTTGATGAGAGAGTCAGTTATAAGTAAGATGGAGGAACATCTGTAGGGGTACAGAGAAATGTATCTTTGTTCACTTGTTGGTGATGTTATTTCCCTTTCCCCCCTGCAGAGGGAAGGTTGTTCTGGGCTACACCGACGCAGAGCTGTGCTACCGGGGAACAGGCTACCAGTTCATCCACGCTGCTGACATGCTGTATTGTGCGGAGAACCACGTCCGCAGTGAGTTTGTATTTCATAGAAAGCCTTGCTAGTCCACAGTTGCCTTGAATGATACAACCAGCTTTGCCACGTGGTAGGGTCAGAACTATCTAATGTATTTTCCAAAGGTCTCGGGACACACAATCCCCCAAGTAATTTAAAaatcccacccccccacccttttCTGTAAAATCTGCCAGATTCAGTTTCTGTGACTAGAACTGATTGACTGTGAACTTGCGTGAAAGTAGACATGCTCTCCCTAATCTAGGAATGTAGATCACTCTTCCACATGGACATGGTGTAATTATTTTCCTTGTTTATGTCATGGAGGAGGGGGATTGACCAAGCATCAAAATGTAAGTAATTGGCCATGGTGAAAAGCATGTATTCCTGTCATAGAAGTATATGTATCTAGAATTCTTGAATCAGTTGTGGGATACTTATGAAAATACATGTGGGTGTCGGTGGATTGAATCTTAATCAGACATAAGCATTAACAGCAAGTCTTGTGCTCCTGCAGTGATGAAAACGGGCGAAAGTGGAATGACGATCTTCAGACTCCTGACCAAAAACAACAGGTGGACCTGGGTTCAAGCAAACGCACGTCTGGTGTACAAGAACGGCAGGCCGGATTATATCATAGCCACGCAGAGAGCTCTCACGTACGTTTACATCAATTATATGGTCTTAAATTAACgatgtatttaattgatttaaattaaaacacctGCGAGTAATCATTAGGGAAGGaatggataaaaaaataaataccagaGGTTCCGATTATCATCTTGGTCAGATATGTAGGTGATTATTCcccacacaaaatacatttatgcTATAACCTGTCACTGTAGTATAGCACAGTTAAACCACAATAAAGTGTAAAAAAGCATAGTAAAATCAGTTAACTTGTGGTTTGTTGTTCTGCAGGGATGAAGAGGGTATGGAGAATTTCAAGAAACGCAACCTTAAATTGCCTTTTAGCTTTGCTACCGGGGAGGCCATGCTGTACGAGACTAATTTCTCCCTGTCTCTGCTGAGTGATGCCACACAGTGCAATGGCAAAGGCACAGGAGATTCGAGTAACACCAGGGAGAAAGACTTGGATCCAAACTCTCTTTTAGGCGCCTTGCTCAAGCAGGACGAGTCTGTGTACGTCTGTGCACCCGCGCAAAGCAAGCTCTCGTTCGAGTCGAGCATGTGTGCCGGCGACATGGGAGGGGATGCGAATGAGATCCTGTCCTGTGACTGGCAGGATAACATCCTTTCGGTGACGGAAAGAAGTGTTTTGAAACGGGAGCAGAATGACAGCTCTATTGACGGGAGGAACAGCGATCTGTTCAGCTTCATGAAGAACCTGGGAATATCGTTGGAAGACCTGGAGCTCCTGCAGCAGGACGAGGAGTTCTTGAGAATTGAGTGTGACGACCCGGGAGATCTCACGCAGGTCGCCGACGAGATCCTCTCTTACGTGCAGGAATCGCTAAATAAAAGGCCCGATTGTATGTACTCCAGTGCCCCTCCCCAGCCGCAGCCATTCATTCCCAATTCGAGCTGCATGCTCCAGCAGCCGCCACCACCTACACCACAGCTCccagtccagcagcagcagcagcagcagcagcagcagctctgtCAGAAGATGAAACGCATGCAAGTCAACAGTATGTGCACGACGTGGCTCCAGCCCGTCAGCGCGCCGCCTGCAAACTCTCAGCAGCCGCCTCCCCTCCTGTACGTGCAGCAGCCGCACGTCCAGCCACAGCAGGACCTCCAGTACGGACATTATCGCCCGCAGAGCATCGTCCCGGAGTTCCCCTACAAGAACGAGATGGACGTCATCTCGATGGCGTATAACCCCAATTTCATGCCTTATAAAACTGCGCCGAACGCAGTCCCACGGACGCCTCAGCTACCGTCTACCCTCGCGAATCCGACCTACACTGTGAACGACTTCAGCACGCAGGACCTGGAGGACTTCCTGGAAACTTTGGACCCTTCTCCAAACAGTCAGAGATGTGCGATGAACGCGCAGGATGCTGTGATGGCTCCGCAACCGTGTTACGCGGGGGCCATGTCTATGTACCATTGTCTACCAGAAACCAACCCGACCATGCTGGGCCCACCGAATCAGATGAACCCAATGATGTTTGAGCCCGTGTCCTTGGAGCAGCACCCGCTCCTAACCAAGGTAAACAACTGCGTTTGTAGTGGTGGTGTAGTCAAGGGCGTGCACCAAAATTAAAGGAACTTTCCGTATGCCCTCCTATTATTCTTATAATGAATTCTGTTGTTTGTCTGCCATTCTCCGGTAAATATTTTGATATTAGAGTACATCCACTTCTTCAGTCACCATTACAGAACTGCTTACTGGAATTATAAGAGCTTTACATTCCCGTGAACATATGTGTCCATTGCAGGCTTGAGGCCTATAGAGCGTTTTGCCTGTATTAGCCATGAAATGGACATGTGTGTTCAAACATCACAGGAATGAAAAGCACTTTTCAAGCTGAACCTCCACTTACTCTTTTCTTTGTCGAGTAACACAACTCTTTTCTTTTGTCAGATAATGTAACTATAATTCTATAATGTGGAAAATGTCGGGTTGTATTTATGGTATAGTAGCTCATTAGTAATGATTTATAAAGCTATTTATTTGCCCACAGCAAACGTAAGACTTCAGAAACGTAGGGTGATGGGTGTAGGTTTTGGACCCAGGTTAGAGGCATCATGATGGACTCTTATCTGATATCTTTTCTGAAGTTCCAACAATAATTAGATGCATCTGTCCAGTGCAGCAGGACAAGTCTGCAAAATCCCACAtcctatttttttccctcttcagtTACAGTTTCAAAACGGAAACGATGGAAACATGGCAGAAGGCTTCCCAGAATCCTTCAGCATGATCGAGTCCCCTCAGCCCACACCGCCTCTCAACCTTCCACAGAGAGACCCTTGGCCGTACCCTGACCTCATGTCCAGGGGGGTTCATGTAACCCAGGCTTCAAACCTCCTGCCACCTGAAGGACAGTGTAGTAAATGAAGAGTTTAAAAGGGCAAATCGCTTCGGACTGTAGGCCACGAAAATGCAGTGAACGGCATCGTCATccattttgtttaatgttgttgtttttatacaaGTTTAATTTGCTTTCTGGCACAGCAGTGCATTTTTAAGCCatattgaggtttttttttttttatacaagtCTATAAAACATTTGACCTTCTGTTGTTATTTCTACAGTGTGTTTTAACTTTACAAACATAATGAAGCCATGGCATTGCAGTGCACTAGGTAAATCGCAGCCCCGAATGTTTTAACTGCACTATGAGTCCGTTGTCCCAAGGGCTGCGGTGACCCCAGAAACAAgtttatttgaatatataaCGTATCTGATAAACacaagaatatatttttttatatgagCAAGGTTTTACTCATTTACTCAtgggcagtagtgtggagtagtggttagagctctggactctggagagGAGGGTAGTGGGCTCAATTCTCAGGGGGCGGCACTGCTGTTCTACCCCTGGGCAAGGTACCCTACCCAGAttactccagtaaatgcccagctgtataaattagTAAATGTAATACATAATGTGATATcgagtcaccctggataaaggtgtctgctaagaaattgagtaataataaaaataatttatttcaattgcaACACCTCGGATCAATTTTAACTCAAACTTTAGGACTCAGTTTTCAGAAGAATTCTATGTGCAGTTGTGTACTGTCTGTATTTAATGACTCTTATAATGAAAATGGCCTCATCTGtatactgtttaaaatattgtttttaaaatgaggtaagaaaaaaaatcttgcaGCAGTATTTTACGTAATCACATTGTGAGCCTCGTGAGAAAGACTTAACATGCTTTTGaaagtaaatataaatatgttgtGTTTATTGACCCGGTCTTGGTCCAggtgtacatttttaaatatgatgtTTCTAATTGTAAACATTTCACAACGTAATTCATTGAGATGGTCATTTAAAATTGATCTGAAGTAatgtgttatatatttttattttaagaaactgTTTTTGTATTGTACAAATGCACTAATTCTATGCAAACCCTTTTCCAGTACAGTCTAATTCAATACAGTTGCAGGTAAGATTGGAGTTTACATTTACAATGTTCCAGTTTtcacttatttttaaatatcaaatcaaactatcttgttaaaaaatatatattttttcaaataattGTACACAGGTGTGGGtttaaagataaataataaattgacATCTATTTTGCACTCttaagggaaaaaagaaaaggtaagATTGGCTTGGcactttgagattttctttgaaCTGAGCTTCTCTTAATATTATATGTGGCGCACAGAGAAGTGCCTTTGGGCCAGCTTCCATGGTGATTATTTTTACCTTTAAGTGGTGAAAAGTCCTGAGTTTTATTTTCTGGCAGCAATAAAAAGCCCAGAGGACAAAGATTTAAATTTGAATAAACATGAGAAGGACAGATTGTGAAATCCACAACCTTTGGTAAATGGAAATTCCCATTTCTTGTGAAATTTCTGACTGTGTCATTTCCATTTGCCTTTGAAGCTGTTTGGTCAGGGGTTCTCAGCCCCGGTCCTGTAAggacccctaccctgctggtttatgTTCCAACCGAGATCTCAATTACTAATTACTAATataatagaattgtataaaaattctatacttaaaaacagcttttttattacacaatatagaaagtcaaatctaagcagattgttacttcaattgagattcaattaagtaattgagagctcgttcggaacaaaaaacagccggGTAGAGGCTCCAGCAGGACCAGAACCCCTGAGTTACAGCTCTGTCATTTGTCCTCTGACTCCATTAGTATTGGATAGCAAGGTATCAGGATCTATAGATCTGTGGATCATGTTTAGAAGCGCAGTATTCTGCAGCAAATGCATACAGACTACTAATACAACAGCAGGAAGCCTAGATAGCCAATGTAGAAGGTGTCTAGCTGCTCAACTGCAATGCCTGCTCAATAAATTAGCCTGCCAGTGTTCAACCACTTTGACAACCAAGCAAGTAAAAATagaacaagcatggaaagaaACTCATTGACTTCGGTGCTCCAGGACTGATTTTCTTTATTAAGAAAGCTCATAAAAAGACAATCTCAGATGTTATAAAATTACACTTCTAATTTCTTACAGAAATGtcgaggttttttttttatatatacatatatatatatatatatatatatatataccagtatacatacatgtataaatatatatatgtatatagttttgatacagaaatatgttttgtgcgccacaaaatgtatttttaatgagcATCAAAGATTTTCTATGTTTCTTgtattgaatattttatttctaccatattatttatatgtaatTAATGTTATTGAAAAATAATTGCTTTTTGAAACATTTGAGGCATTTGTAAACTGCCAGTGtagcaacattattattattttgaaatgttcaaattaatttgttaatttaatgAGAGAAGCAGTGTTGTTTGAGGATTTAGGATGTTATGCtcttttgctttttctaatgtgTTGACAATCATTTGACAGTACTACAGGATGGGATTAAAGTGACTCCACTGCACTCAGCACTGAATTGTGAAGTTGTCTGTGTACACTATGCTGCTGTTCAGTGTGCTTCAAGCAGCTCTGTCTGCATGACACAGCGCAGATCTCCGAACCGAAAGAAGTAAAATCAGGCATTCCTAAAAGTGCGAAATGTGAATTGTGAGCTCCAGTGGGAACAGAGAGACACTATGCTAGACATTGAGTGTCAGGCCATACACGACAGGAAAGGACAAAATAACCCCCGTTCATATAATAAAACTTCAAATCATAAAAACATGCAGAATCATCAGACTTTTTTAAAGAACCAAGCCTGTTTCCATATCACGTCTTCACACAGTTAATCCAGTCTCCTCATGAAGGGCATTTTGGAGATACACACTTAATGATGCTGTGGAAACATTGCCATCATTGCATTCACATGTGCGTTGCATTCACAGTTCAGAAACTATGTAAGCGTAGAGATCCAATTCGAAGCT is a genomic window of Amia ocellicauda isolate fAmiCal2 chromosome 10, fAmiCal2.hap1, whole genome shotgun sequence containing:
- the LOC136760249 gene encoding aryl hydrocarbon receptor gives rise to the protein MSNTNSMYASRKRRKPVQKSVKPTPLEGAKSNPSKRHRDRLNAELERLAGLLPFPTDVVSKLDKLSVLRLSVSYLRAKSFFNVALKSKNSKRPNGNGVHDMKPPGVESLEGELLLQVLNGFVIVVTADGTVFYTSSTIQDYLGFHQSDVIHQSAYDFIHTEDRAEFQHQLHWALNPLNPDSLQADSESGAPVPITYYSPEQLPPENSAFLERNFVCRLRCLLDNSSGFLAMNFQGHLKFLHGQNKTSKDGTVIPPQLALFALATPLQPPSILEIRTKNFIFRTKHKLDFTPTACDPKGKVVLGYTDAELCYRGTGYQFIHAADMLYCAENHVRMMKTGESGMTIFRLLTKNNRWTWVQANARLVYKNGRPDYIIATQRALTDEEGMENFKKRNLKLPFSFATGEAMLYETNFSLSLLSDATQCNGKGTGDSSNTREKDLDPNSLLGALLKQDESVYVCAPAQSKLSFESSMCAGDMGGDANEILSCDWQDNILSVTERSVLKREQNDSSIDGRNSDLFSFMKNLGISLEDLELLQQDEEFLRIECDDPGDLTQVADEILSYVQESLNKRPDCMYSSAPPQPQPFIPNSSCMLQQPPPPTPQLPVQQQQQQQQQQLCQKMKRMQVNSMCTTWLQPVSAPPANSQQPPPLLYVQQPHVQPQQDLQYGHYRPQSIVPEFPYKNEMDVISMAYNPNFMPYKTAPNAVPRTPQLPSTLANPTYTVNDFSTQDLEDFLETLDPSPNSQRCAMNAQDAVMAPQPCYAGAMSMYHCLPETNPTMLGPPNQMNPMMFEPVSLEQHPLLTKLQFQNGNDGNMAEGFPESFSMIESPQPTPPLNLPQRDPWPYPDLMSRGVHVTQASNLLPPEGQCSK